Proteins from a single region of Candidatus Amarolinea dominans:
- a CDS encoding trypsin-like peptidase domain-containing protein: MNSSGRDTGSGVAEVCVRRHSILFVFSLLALAALACGPLRLPSLPRLATPTPAPTVTPVIMVVTATPDPLAVAAGADLAEERVIRVYEQASPAVVNITSRVVVRSFFFGAYPEEGSGSGFVWDAQGHIVTNYHVVENADSLAVNFGDDNAVRATVVGADPHNDLAVILVDTLPAGVEPLVVGDSSTLRVGQTAIAIGNPFGQFERTLTTGVVSALNRTIETDSQVLRGAIQTDASINRGNSGGPLLDSLGRLIGVNSAIFSPSGTSAGVGFAIPVNTVKKVVPVLIERGRFPHPWLGAIGYDITPRLAQQLSLPVEQGLLVAQLYEGSPALQAGVQGARREVIVGNRRMFAGGDIITAIDEQPLRAWKDLDAYLEAKTEVGQGITLHLLREGQAQTITIELAEEPPHLS, translated from the coding sequence ATGAATAGCTCAGGACGCGACACGGGCAGTGGCGTCGCGGAGGTTTGTGTGCGTCGTCATTCGATCTTGTTTGTTTTCAGCTTGCTGGCCCTGGCCGCGCTGGCCTGCGGGCCGCTGCGGTTGCCCAGCTTGCCGCGCCTGGCTACCCCGACGCCTGCGCCCACGGTGACGCCCGTGATCATGGTGGTGACGGCCACCCCGGACCCGCTGGCCGTGGCGGCCGGGGCGGACCTGGCCGAAGAGCGCGTGATTCGTGTGTATGAGCAGGCCAGCCCGGCCGTTGTCAACATCACGAGCCGGGTCGTCGTGCGCTCGTTCTTTTTTGGCGCCTATCCAGAAGAGGGCAGTGGCTCTGGGTTCGTGTGGGACGCCCAGGGACACATTGTGACCAACTATCATGTGGTAGAAAATGCCGATTCGTTGGCGGTCAATTTTGGCGACGACAACGCCGTCAGGGCCACGGTGGTGGGCGCCGATCCGCACAATGATCTGGCGGTCATTCTGGTGGATACGCTGCCGGCCGGCGTGGAACCATTGGTTGTGGGCGACTCCAGCACGCTGCGGGTGGGCCAAACAGCCATTGCAATCGGCAATCCCTTTGGCCAGTTCGAACGAACCTTGACCACCGGTGTGGTTAGCGCCCTGAATCGCACCATTGAAACCGATAGCCAGGTCCTGCGGGGCGCCATCCAGACCGACGCCTCCATCAACCGCGGCAATTCGGGCGGGCCATTGCTCGATAGCTTGGGGCGCTTGATTGGCGTCAACTCGGCGATTTTTAGTCCGAGTGGCACCAGCGCCGGGGTCGGTTTCGCCATTCCGGTCAATACGGTCAAAAAAGTGGTGCCGGTGTTGATCGAACGCGGTCGTTTTCCACATCCGTGGCTGGGTGCGATCGGCTACGATATCACCCCACGCCTGGCCCAACAGCTGAGTCTGCCGGTGGAACAGGGCCTGTTGGTGGCACAGTTGTACGAAGGTAGCCCGGCCCTGCAGGCTGGGGTGCAGGGGGCGCGGCGTGAGGTGATTGTAGGCAATCGGCGCATGTTCGCGGGCGGCGATATCATCACGGCGATTGATGAGCAGCCGTTGCGCGCGTGGAAAGACCTGGACGCCTACCTGGAAGCGAAGACTGAGGTGGGACAGGGAATTACCCTGCATCTGCTGCGCGAGGGTCAGGCGCAAACGATCACGATCGAACTGGCAGAAGAACCGCCCCATTTGTCTTGA
- a CDS encoding type 1 glutamine amidotransferase domain-containing protein, with protein MSKKVLVVLSEWGYWGEELVGPYDVLAARGYEMDFMTAKGRKPPALPPSMEPGYLDPPLDKVVTDEHYATRTRQIHEADLLNNPINLSEWFPQMPYFNSPSFGHELEAYHNKRAECWKDLEKYDALLLPGGSGPMVDMVNNERLHDVILGFLAQGKLIAVECYCVTCLAFARDWNDRKSIIWGKHVTGHAREYDYKDSTGFAQMYDYDGKPMNTSANFGPPFYPLEYILRDAVGPEGQYHGGVGHTISTILDYPFLTGRSTQDSRLVGELMIEVLENGLRRYGW; from the coding sequence ATGTCAAAGAAGGTCTTGGTCGTTTTGTCTGAGTGGGGTTACTGGGGCGAGGAATTGGTCGGCCCTTACGATGTGCTGGCCGCACGTGGATATGAGATGGACTTCATGACGGCAAAAGGCAGGAAACCGCCTGCGTTGCCCCCCAGCATGGAGCCAGGATATCTGGATCCGCCGCTGGATAAGGTCGTGACCGACGAGCACTACGCCACCCGGACGCGACAGATTCACGAGGCGGACCTGTTGAACAACCCCATCAACCTGTCCGAGTGGTTCCCGCAGATGCCGTATTTCAATAGCCCCAGCTTCGGGCACGAGCTTGAGGCGTACCACAACAAGCGCGCCGAATGCTGGAAAGACCTGGAGAAGTACGATGCGCTGCTGCTGCCTGGTGGCAGCGGCCCCATGGTGGACATGGTGAACAACGAGCGCCTGCACGACGTGATCCTGGGGTTCCTGGCCCAGGGCAAGCTCATCGCCGTCGAGTGCTACTGCGTGACCTGCCTGGCCTTCGCCCGCGATTGGAATGACCGCAAGAGCATCATCTGGGGCAAGCACGTCACCGGCCATGCCCGCGAATACGACTATAAGGACTCGACTGGCTTTGCCCAGATGTACGACTACGACGGCAAGCCAATGAATACGTCCGCTAATTTCGGTCCGCCGTTCTATCCGCTGGAGTACATCCTGCGGGATGCGGTCGGCCCGGAGGGTCAGTACCACGGCGGCGTCGGCCACACCATCTCCACGATCCTGGACTATCCGTTCCTTACCGGCCGCTCGACGCAGGACTCGCGTCTCGTCGGCGAGCTGATGATCGAGGTGCTGGAAAACGGCCTGCGCCGCTATGGCTGGTAA
- a CDS encoding nuclear transport factor 2 family protein, with product MSTPLQLDEIKRLVAAWYRALDNHDPIEDVYPLLSESGLNIQFPDGDIHDYASFKTWYDRVTNLFFDENHYVQTVDAQINGDEAVVDVVVGWQASWWEPPAAKSKRVSMDATQRWTVRRSDKNRYGLQIVAYNATVKPFAYAPGFARL from the coding sequence ATGAGTACACCATTGCAGTTAGATGAAATTAAGCGCCTTGTGGCCGCGTGGTACCGTGCGCTTGACAACCATGACCCGATCGAAGATGTCTATCCCCTGCTGAGCGAATCGGGCCTGAATATCCAGTTCCCGGATGGCGACATCCATGACTACGCCTCGTTCAAAACATGGTATGACCGGGTCACCAACCTGTTCTTCGATGAGAATCACTACGTCCAGACCGTGGACGCCCAGATCAATGGCGACGAGGCGGTGGTGGATGTGGTGGTCGGTTGGCAGGCCAGTTGGTGGGAGCCGCCGGCAGCGAAGAGCAAACGCGTCTCCATGGATGCGACCCAACGCTGGACTGTGCGCCGGTCAGACAAGAATCGCTACGGTCTGCAAATTGTGGCCTATAACGCCACGGTGAAGCCGTTCGCGTACGCGCCAGGATTTGCACGACTCTAG
- a CDS encoding nuclear transport factor 2 family protein codes for MHVSMTINQKPHEGNVEPRMLLVDFLRDDLGLTGTKIGCDTGQCGSCTIMLNGISVKSCTMLAVQAAGGDIGTIEGVAHAGTLTTLQEGFWERHGLQCGFCTPGMVMSLTDLLQHNPHPTEAEIRRGLEGNLCRCTGYQNVVKAVQYAVEKTNSLVHMIIDTPGKAFYERQVRYLIAGNPDALVEDNYHEDAVVASFDWTVRGHAALKEHFRNYMRWVQIKEVVTTEKFTESENSVSFEATVRTNRGTVRVYDVFMLKDGKVSYHFTGVK; via the coding sequence ATGCATGTATCAATGACCATTAACCAAAAGCCCCATGAGGGAAATGTGGAGCCGCGTATGCTCCTCGTTGATTTTCTGCGCGACGACCTGGGGCTGACCGGGACGAAGATAGGCTGTGATACCGGCCAATGCGGCAGTTGTACCATCATGCTCAACGGCATTTCGGTGAAGAGTTGCACCATGCTGGCGGTGCAGGCCGCAGGCGGCGACATCGGCACCATCGAAGGCGTTGCGCACGCGGGCACGCTGACTACCCTGCAGGAAGGGTTCTGGGAGCGCCACGGCTTGCAGTGTGGCTTCTGCACACCGGGCATGGTCATGTCATTGACCGACCTGCTGCAGCATAACCCGCACCCAACCGAAGCAGAAATCCGCCGCGGCCTGGAGGGCAACCTCTGCCGCTGCACCGGCTACCAGAATGTGGTCAAAGCCGTGCAGTACGCGGTTGAGAAGACGAACAGCCTGGTACACATGATTATTGACACGCCAGGCAAAGCCTTCTACGAGCGCCAGGTGCGTTATCTCATTGCCGGCAACCCAGACGCGTTGGTCGAAGACAACTATCATGAGGATGCCGTCGTCGCCTCGTTCGATTGGACGGTGCGCGGCCATGCAGCCCTCAAAGAGCACTTCCGCAACTACATGCGCTGGGTGCAGATCAAAGAAGTGGTTACGACCGAAAAATTTACAGAGTCCGAAAACTCGGTCTCATTCGAGGCCACCGTACGCACGAATCGAGGCACCGTGCGCGTCTACGATGTCTTCATGCTGAAGGACGGCAAGGTCAGCTATCATTTCACCGGCGTCAAGTAG
- a CDS encoding thiamine pyrophosphate-binding protein, which translates to MTQKTGRFAIIEQFLADGMHFMFGNPGTVEQGFLDALAEYPAMKYILTLQESVAVTMADGYARATQKPTLVQLHSTPGVGNAIGALYQAKRGHSPLVVIGGDAGIRYQGLDAQMAGDLVALAEPVTKWATMVVDPSSLLRVLRRAIKIAATPPMGPVYVCIPQDIIDAPLVEDVVPTSIPSTRSAPDPELLREAAALLAAATKPMIFVGDGVAYSGAQDELTRVAELLGAEVWEADAGEVNIDYRHPLHQGMTGHMFGYASKPIMVKGDANLIVGTYVLPEVFPELGNIFAPGAAVIHIDLNAYEIAKSHPVTLGMVADPKRSLAILADILAATMTAEQRAQAQARTAAIGEIKAAREAANLAHDRETRDKAPLTMARFMEELAPQLPADTIIFDEALTSSPAVVRYHPPSRTGQYFVTRGGSLGVGIPGALGAKLANPDKTVIGFTGDGGSMYTIQALWSAARHNINAKIIICNNGSYRLLQLNIAAYWKERDIPAHDFPLSFDLSHPPLNFVDIARGMGVAGVRVEKPWEIGPAITQMLAHPGPFLIDLVLAGDTHPERVGNTCGQ; encoded by the coding sequence ATGACACAAAAGACAGGTCGCTTCGCCATCATCGAGCAGTTCCTGGCCGACGGGATGCACTTCATGTTTGGCAATCCAGGCACCGTGGAACAAGGCTTCCTCGATGCCCTGGCTGAATATCCCGCGATGAAGTATATCCTGACCCTGCAGGAGAGCGTGGCCGTGACCATGGCCGATGGCTACGCGCGGGCGACGCAAAAACCGACACTGGTCCAGTTGCATAGCACACCGGGGGTTGGTAACGCCATTGGCGCCCTTTACCAGGCCAAGCGCGGACATTCTCCCCTGGTCGTCATCGGGGGGGATGCCGGCATCCGCTATCAGGGTCTCGATGCGCAAATGGCCGGCGACCTGGTGGCGCTGGCCGAGCCGGTCACGAAATGGGCCACGATGGTGGTTGACCCTTCCTCGCTGCTGCGCGTGCTGCGGCGCGCCATCAAGATTGCTGCGACGCCGCCGATGGGGCCGGTATATGTCTGCATTCCCCAGGACATCATTGATGCCCCGCTGGTCGAGGACGTGGTCCCGACCTCCATCCCCTCCACGCGTTCAGCGCCCGATCCGGAGTTGCTCAGGGAGGCCGCGGCGCTGTTGGCGGCGGCAACCAAACCCATGATCTTCGTGGGTGATGGCGTGGCCTATTCCGGCGCGCAGGACGAGCTGACACGCGTGGCTGAACTGCTGGGCGCCGAGGTGTGGGAGGCAGACGCCGGCGAAGTCAACATTGACTACCGCCATCCACTGCACCAGGGCATGACCGGGCACATGTTTGGCTATGCCAGCAAGCCGATCATGGTCAAGGGCGACGCTAATCTGATTGTGGGCACCTATGTGCTGCCAGAGGTCTTTCCTGAACTGGGCAACATCTTCGCCCCTGGCGCGGCGGTTATTCACATTGACCTCAACGCGTATGAGATTGCCAAGAGCCATCCGGTGACGCTGGGCATGGTGGCTGACCCCAAGCGCAGCCTGGCCATCCTGGCAGACATCCTGGCAGCCACGATGACCGCCGAGCAGAGGGCGCAAGCTCAAGCGCGCACCGCCGCGATCGGCGAGATCAAGGCCGCCAGGGAGGCCGCCAACCTGGCCCATGATCGCGAGACACGTGACAAGGCGCCACTGACGATGGCGCGCTTCATGGAAGAGCTGGCGCCGCAGTTGCCGGCCGATACCATCATCTTCGATGAAGCACTGACCAGTTCACCGGCCGTGGTGCGTTATCACCCACCCTCGCGCACCGGTCAATACTTCGTGACGCGGGGCGGTTCTCTGGGGGTTGGCATTCCCGGCGCCCTGGGCGCCAAACTGGCCAATCCTGACAAAACGGTCATCGGCTTCACCGGCGACGGCGGCTCGATGTACACGATCCAGGCCCTGTGGTCGGCCGCGCGGCACAACATCAACGCCAAGATTATCATCTGTAACAACGGCTCGTACCGCCTGTTGCAGTTGAACATCGCGGCCTACTGGAAAGAACGCGACATCCCGGCGCATGATTTCCCGCTGAGCTTCGACCTTTCCCATCCGCCGCTCAATTTTGTAGACATCGCGCGCGGCATGGGCGTGGCCGGGGTGCGCGTGGAAAAACCGTGGGAGATCGGCCCGGCCATTACGCAGATGCTGGCGCATCCGGGGCCTTTCCTGATTGACCTGGTGCTCGCAGGCGACACCCACCCGGAGCGCGTGGGCAATACGTGCGGGCAGTAA
- the ftsH gene encoding ATP-dependent zinc metalloprotease FtsH gives MVPKVFRNGLVYLLLLTALAAFVFTSFSRTRPDVPEVAIADLAREVTAGFVQRIAIKGNELQITYKPEYKSTTAIVRKEDGISLGDTLKNLGVPDDKRQAIVVEVVAPSRWENWGAILGTLLPLVLVGAFFFFLMRQAQGAGNQAFAFGKSRARMFTGEKPTVTFADVAGADEAKEELQEVVEFLKEPQKFAALGARIPKGVLLIGSPGTGKTLMAKAVSGEAGVPFFSISGSEFVEMFVGVGASRVRDLFEQAKRSSPCIVFIDEIDAVGRHRGAGLGGSHDEREQTLNQLLVEMDGFDTDTNVIIIAATNRPDILDPALLRPGRFDRQVVMDRPDMKGRKAILEVHVKGKPLLPDVNLETLARQTPGLAGADLENMVNEGAILAARRNKRGIGMAEFQEAIERVIAGPERRSRLISAHEKEVIAFHEAGHAVVMHMLPNCDPVHKISVVSRGMALGYTMPLPKEDRVLYSRDKYRDDLAGLLGGRVAEEIIFGDVTTGASNDLERVTKLARQMVTQFGMSDSLGPLQFGQREEMIFLGREISEQRNYSEKVAREIDMEVRRFIDEAYERARSILSTYKERLTAVAQRLMEVETLDMSEFAAMLTPAPATA, from the coding sequence ATGGTTCCGAAAGTGTTCCGCAATGGATTAGTCTACTTGCTGTTGTTGACGGCGCTGGCTGCGTTCGTCTTTACATCGTTTTCGCGCACGCGGCCCGACGTGCCCGAAGTTGCGATTGCCGACCTCGCGCGCGAGGTGACGGCCGGCTTTGTGCAGCGCATCGCCATCAAGGGCAATGAACTCCAGATTACTTACAAGCCTGAGTACAAGTCAACCACGGCGATTGTGCGCAAGGAAGACGGCATCAGCCTGGGCGATACGCTGAAAAATCTGGGCGTGCCGGATGACAAACGCCAGGCTATCGTTGTGGAAGTGGTCGCGCCGAGTCGCTGGGAAAACTGGGGCGCCATCCTGGGCACCCTGCTGCCGCTAGTCCTGGTGGGCGCTTTTTTCTTCTTCCTGATGCGCCAGGCGCAGGGCGCCGGCAACCAGGCTTTTGCGTTTGGCAAGAGCCGCGCCCGCATGTTTACCGGCGAGAAGCCAACGGTGACCTTTGCCGATGTGGCCGGTGCGGATGAGGCCAAAGAAGAGCTGCAGGAAGTGGTTGAGTTTCTCAAAGAGCCGCAGAAATTCGCCGCACTGGGCGCGCGTATCCCCAAGGGGGTCCTTCTCATCGGCTCGCCTGGCACCGGCAAGACCCTGATGGCGAAGGCGGTTTCGGGCGAGGCCGGCGTGCCCTTCTTCTCCATTTCCGGTTCTGAGTTCGTTGAAATGTTTGTGGGTGTGGGCGCCAGCCGTGTCCGTGATCTGTTCGAGCAGGCCAAGCGCAGCAGTCCATGCATCGTTTTCATTGATGAAATTGACGCCGTCGGTCGCCATCGCGGCGCCGGCCTGGGCGGCAGCCATGATGAACGCGAGCAGACCCTCAATCAACTGCTGGTAGAGATGGATGGCTTCGATACGGATACGAACGTCATCATCATTGCGGCCACCAACCGGCCCGACATTTTGGACCCCGCCCTGCTGCGTCCCGGTCGTTTCGATCGCCAGGTGGTGATGGATCGGCCGGACATGAAGGGGCGCAAGGCCATCCTGGAAGTTCACGTCAAGGGCAAACCTTTGCTTCCCGACGTCAACCTGGAAACATTGGCCAGGCAAACGCCGGGCCTTGCCGGTGCGGACCTGGAGAACATGGTGAATGAAGGCGCCATCCTGGCTGCGCGTCGTAACAAGCGCGGCATTGGCATGGCCGAGTTCCAAGAGGCGATCGAGCGGGTGATTGCCGGACCCGAGCGCCGCAGCCGCCTCATTTCGGCACACGAAAAGGAAGTAATCGCCTTTCATGAGGCCGGCCATGCGGTGGTGATGCATATGCTGCCCAACTGCGACCCCGTGCATAAGATCAGCGTGGTCTCACGTGGCATGGCCCTGGGCTACACGATGCCCCTGCCCAAGGAAGACCGGGTTCTCTATTCGCGTGACAAGTATCGCGATGACCTGGCCGGTTTACTAGGCGGCCGCGTGGCAGAAGAGATTATCTTTGGCGATGTCACCACAGGAGCCAGCAATGACCTGGAGCGCGTCACCAAACTGGCGCGCCAGATGGTGACGCAGTTTGGGATGAGCGACAGCCTGGGGCCGCTGCAGTTTGGTCAGCGCGAAGAGATGATTTTCCTGGGGCGGGAGATCAGCGAGCAGCGTAACTACAGCGAAAAGGTTGCCCGTGAGATTGATATGGAAGTGCGCCGTTTCATTGATGAAGCCTATGAACGTGCGCGTTCCATTCTGTCAACGTACAAAGAGAGGCTGACCGCGGTGGCGCAGCGTCTCATGGAAGTGGAAACGCTGGACATGTCCGAATTTGCCGCCATGTTGACGCCGGCGCCTGCGACCGCGTGA
- a CDS encoding FHA domain-containing protein: MPGSFQLSVQRGQMVGECFEIEQATVIIGRDPACDFVVDDPLVSRRHAQVTKANDTFTIQDLGSTNRTFVNGVQVMTPVVLKQGDVINLGKNVTLCFEPTDGANITLLAIDKARKAAHVAEITNDAYFQDLQKMAKQIRRGKGSS; encoded by the coding sequence ATGCCCGGTTCATTTCAGCTATCAGTACAGCGCGGCCAGATGGTCGGCGAGTGCTTCGAGATTGAGCAAGCCACAGTCATCATTGGGCGTGACCCGGCTTGTGATTTTGTGGTGGACGATCCGCTCGTCTCACGTCGGCATGCCCAGGTGACGAAGGCGAACGATACGTTCACCATTCAGGATTTGGGCAGCACAAATCGCACCTTTGTCAACGGCGTACAGGTGATGACGCCGGTGGTTCTGAAACAAGGTGATGTGATTAACCTGGGCAAAAATGTAACCTTATGCTTCGAACCAACCGACGGGGCCAATATCACCCTGTTGGCAATTGACAAGGCCAGGAAGGCAGCCCATGTGGCCGAAATCACCAATGATGCCTATTTCCAGGACCTGCAGAAGATGGCTAAGCAGATCCGGCGCGGCAAGGGATCGAGCTGA
- a CDS encoding tetratricopeptide repeat protein produces MAQFEYDKMRALLAYLALEAQDPQRRDALAGFLWPERPEDAARHNLRQALSNLRRLLQDNQSPTPFLHLTREAVHFPDSSQAWFDVRLFDSLLEACRHHDHLHVEACTTCVDRLQQAIDLYRGEFLEGFFLDDSSAFEEWVEKKRRHYHRQMLGALRTLAVFYERQGQYERSLALAWRELGMEAWREETHRHIMHTLALSGQRDAALAHFETCRRVLSDELGVSPSKETVALYDCIRAEETPSQRTWSVAEPSWPVSTVQPMAPRGLALPAQLTPFIGRASELAMLTKRLHDPACRLLTLVGPGGVGKTRLALELATQQASHFRDGVFVAPLVSLQSPAHLVVTLADVLQLVFYGHELPEAQLLNYLRDKQMLLVLDNFEHLVEAGSFIIQMLHAAPGLRIVVTSQERLQLQAEWIFDVDGMQIPNGHLNGATQDYDAVRLFVARASQIRAGFALTDQVKAPIVRICRQVHGIPLGIELAAAWARDFSCAEIAERIERSLDFLHTAMRDVPIRHRSLRAVFDHTWKLLTPEEQRTVRRLAVFEGTISEQAALSVTGATPAVLTALAAKSLLYSSGRERYGLHQLVRYYAQEKFNEAADEKDMVRERYASYVARFMAKQEPLLLGSQQKQALDDINAELDNVGAMWRWAIAGRRDRMIDQALESLFRFFEVRSWFVRGSELFEETVRVWSSGTPAAARSDVTLLLGRLQIRLGILLGRLSHNARARTLLESGLMIVRQANNKREMAFALTHLGQLVGAGGDLAAAIHLLDESLAVAPILGDRSCLAAALHHRGVAAHLDGDETKAQEMLRRSLKIRQEAGDMQGVASALGALGRFSADQGDFVTARQRLNESLLVSRELGNPYEMTAALDQLGLLASSSGDYAMAATFYRECLSVARQIGQRTAILLALSGLGEIACAQGEYSRASASLQAALRIGVEIQAMPRILSILVGMANLALQRGALEQVVALVTFPLHHRASSVATRTRASGLLSELTDRLPPETLRACEARSHQQGLPALVSALLAESKE; encoded by the coding sequence GTGGCCCAGTTCGAATATGACAAGATGCGCGCGCTCCTGGCCTATCTGGCCCTGGAAGCGCAAGACCCGCAGCGACGTGACGCGCTGGCAGGTTTCTTGTGGCCTGAGCGACCTGAGGATGCCGCGCGTCACAATCTGCGGCAGGCGCTCTCGAACCTGCGCCGTTTGCTGCAAGACAACCAAAGCCCCACCCCCTTCCTTCATTTGACCCGCGAAGCGGTTCACTTTCCCGATTCCAGCCAGGCCTGGTTTGACGTGCGTCTGTTCGATTCACTCCTCGAAGCCTGTCGCCATCACGACCACCTGCACGTCGAAGCCTGCACCACCTGCGTGGACCGCTTGCAGCAGGCCATTGATCTCTATCGCGGCGAGTTTTTGGAGGGCTTTTTTCTCGATGACAGCAGCGCGTTCGAGGAGTGGGTAGAAAAGAAGCGGCGCCACTATCACCGGCAAATGCTCGGCGCCCTGCGCACCCTGGCCGTGTTCTATGAGCGGCAAGGTCAGTACGAGCGCTCGCTTGCCCTGGCCTGGCGTGAGTTAGGCATGGAGGCCTGGCGCGAGGAAACTCACCGTCATATCATGCACACCCTGGCCCTGAGTGGACAACGCGACGCCGCCCTGGCTCACTTCGAAACCTGCCGCCGCGTGCTCAGCGATGAATTGGGCGTCTCCCCCAGCAAAGAGACGGTGGCCCTCTACGACTGCATACGCGCCGAAGAAACTCCCAGCCAACGCACCTGGTCTGTGGCCGAGCCGTCATGGCCGGTTTCCACCGTACAGCCGATGGCGCCTCGCGGGCTGGCTTTGCCCGCGCAACTCACGCCATTCATCGGCCGGGCGAGTGAGTTAGCCATGCTGACCAAGCGCCTCCATGACCCCGCCTGTCGCTTGCTGACCCTGGTTGGCCCAGGCGGCGTCGGCAAGACGCGCCTGGCGCTAGAGCTGGCAACCCAGCAGGCCTCTCACTTTCGGGATGGGGTGTTTGTGGCGCCGCTGGTCTCTCTCCAATCGCCGGCCCACCTGGTGGTGACCCTGGCCGATGTGCTGCAACTGGTTTTTTACGGCCACGAACTGCCTGAAGCGCAACTCCTGAACTATCTACGCGACAAACAGATGCTCCTCGTCCTCGACAATTTCGAGCACCTGGTGGAAGCCGGCAGTTTCATCATCCAAATGCTGCACGCCGCGCCAGGTTTGCGCATTGTGGTCACCTCGCAAGAGCGCTTGCAGTTGCAGGCCGAATGGATTTTCGATGTGGACGGGATGCAGATTCCGAACGGTCACCTCAATGGCGCCACCCAGGATTACGATGCGGTGCGCCTGTTTGTGGCGCGGGCATCCCAGATTCGTGCAGGATTTGCGTTGACCGACCAGGTCAAAGCGCCCATCGTGCGCATCTGCCGCCAGGTGCATGGGATTCCGTTGGGTATCGAGCTGGCCGCGGCCTGGGCGCGTGATTTCTCCTGCGCCGAAATTGCCGAACGCATCGAACGCAGCCTCGATTTTCTGCACACCGCCATGCGCGATGTCCCCATCCGCCACCGTAGCTTGCGCGCCGTGTTCGATCACACCTGGAAATTACTCACCCCCGAAGAACAACGCACCGTGCGCCGCTTGGCGGTCTTCGAAGGCACCATTAGCGAACAGGCCGCGTTGTCTGTGACCGGCGCTACGCCTGCTGTGCTCACGGCCCTGGCCGCCAAATCACTGCTTTACAGCAGTGGTCGAGAGCGCTATGGGCTTCATCAGTTGGTTCGATACTACGCTCAGGAGAAGTTCAACGAAGCCGCAGATGAAAAAGACATGGTGCGTGAACGATACGCGTCCTATGTGGCACGCTTCATGGCTAAACAGGAGCCGTTGCTCCTTGGATCGCAGCAGAAGCAGGCACTGGATGACATCAACGCTGAACTGGACAACGTGGGCGCCATGTGGCGCTGGGCCATTGCCGGGCGTCGTGACCGGATGATAGACCAGGCCCTTGAGAGCCTGTTCCGCTTCTTCGAAGTGCGGAGTTGGTTTGTGCGCGGCAGTGAACTGTTCGAGGAGACTGTTCGGGTCTGGAGCAGCGGCACGCCTGCTGCTGCCCGGTCTGACGTCACGCTTCTGCTGGGCCGGCTGCAAATTCGCTTGGGCATTCTCTTGGGGCGCCTCTCCCACAATGCCCGTGCGCGCACGCTTCTGGAATCTGGGCTGATGATCGTGCGCCAGGCGAACAACAAACGCGAGATGGCCTTTGCTCTGACTCACCTCGGCCAGTTGGTGGGCGCCGGCGGCGACCTGGCTGCGGCCATCCATCTGCTGGATGAAAGTCTGGCCGTCGCGCCAATCCTCGGTGATCGGTCTTGCCTGGCCGCGGCCCTGCATCACCGAGGCGTGGCCGCGCATCTGGACGGCGACGAAACGAAGGCTCAGGAAATGCTGCGACGTTCCCTGAAAATTCGGCAGGAGGCTGGCGACATGCAGGGCGTGGCCTCGGCGCTCGGCGCTCTTGGCCGTTTCAGCGCCGACCAGGGCGATTTTGTCACCGCGCGCCAGCGCCTCAATGAAAGCCTGCTGGTTAGCCGTGAGTTGGGCAATCCATATGAGATGACGGCCGCCCTCGATCAGTTGGGCCTGTTGGCGTCGTCGTCCGGGGACTATGCCATGGCCGCAACCTTCTATCGCGAGTGCCTCTCTGTGGCTCGCCAGATTGGGCAGCGGACCGCCATCCTGCTGGCCTTGTCTGGCCTGGGTGAGATCGCCTGCGCCCAGGGAGAATACAGCCGGGCCAGCGCCTCTTTGCAGGCGGCGCTGCGCATTGGGGTGGAAATTCAAGCGATGCCTCGCATTCTTTCGATCCTGGTTGGCATGGCCAACCTGGCTCTGCAGCGCGGCGCGCTTGAACAGGTCGTGGCATTGGTTACGTTTCCTTTACACCACCGCGCCAGCTCCGTTGCGACCAGGACGAGGGCGAGCGGCCTTCTGTCGGAGCTGACGGACAGACTGCCGCCTGAGACGCTGCGCGCCTGTGAAGCGCGCAGTCACCAGCAGGGTCTGCCGGCGTTGGTTTCTGCGCTGTTAGCCGAGTCAAAGGAGTAA